The sequence AGTTGTGAAAGTTTGTGTTTTTAATCTTATAAAAAGACATTTGGCTTTCCTTCTCATGTTTGTGCATGTGCTTTCCCCTTCTATAGAGGATATTTTGACTGCTGCCATTATGCTTTAATCCTTTTTAatctttttgattttttttttaaaagaaaaagaaaaaaaacttaaCTTCAAATGTGGTATTTATTCTAAAACCAGATTCTGCCTTGTTTCTCAAGTTCAAATGATATAGCTCTATTTTCCACTTTACCACTGGGCTAATCTTTATTCAACAAAATGAGAAGTTTGATATTGCTACTAAGTAGTTGCTGAACCATGTTTTCATCAAGAACGTAATTTGGCTGATTTGGATTCAGTAATTTTCGGTACCATCCATTCAATTTTGTTTAACCTCAACCTTGTAAAGGAACTGAAAAGAATAGGTCCTCAGTTGATTATAAAGTTGCAAGGTAGCAGGaactgattttttatttattttgttaaccaTTTGTATGTTTTATTGCAGTGCTTTCGAGAAGTCACTTCGGGCTCGACTTGTTAAGGTACTCTACCTCTTGTAGTATCATTTTGTTACCACTGCACTGGATTTGTTCTGGCTTCTAACTTCTGCCAAACCCATTTCTAACACTTTTTATGGTCAGACAAATCCCTCCACAGACTTCAATTGCATAACTGCATTTGGTTCACACTTCACACAGGATATTCCTTTACCGTTGGTAAGTAATCTATGACTAAATTTCTTTCTATTACATTCCCAAAGTACTAATTATGTCATGAAATTACATTTGTATCATCATAATATTACAGGGAACAGTAGTTGAATTCCGACGAACAGTTGATGGACGTTTGATAACTGAAAGTGAGTAATACATccaatgaatatttttttaaatgtattaCTGAATTCATGCTCAATTCCTTTATAATATCTATGTATGTAACTAGATTGTTGACAAATTGTGTTTGCGCTGCTAAAAATGTTGGTTTTATCTGGGCAGTTGGTGGCAATCAGATTGGAAGTGTCCACAGCAAAGAATTGTGCAGTGAGTaaaatcaaaatcaatttctATAATTCCTTAGTATGGTATCAAACTGAACCTGGGTTCTAATATTTGAATTTTCAGGAGCTTTCTTTGACATGTACCTTGGAGATTTCCCTGTTTGTGAGCAAACAAAAGATGAGATTGGCAGGAACATTGCAAATATAATTAGGAAGTGTTGAAACGGTTGATAATTTACCTAATTGTCCTGCTTTTAGAATGGACAATTTGGATATGGGTGGCATATATCCTTAGGTTATAGCTTAAGTACAAAGCACAAGCACAGTGGCTTCATGAAATTGATTTCTATCTGTCTTTAAAAGATCATGATCATTCCTTGACATGATCTTTTCAAGATTTGTAAGTCACTAGCATAGCAAAAGTTGAATTGTTATTGGAAAATTCATTGATGATTGATGTGCATCAAAGTGATGCGCCTATACATCCAGATGTATATTCATATTTTAGCAATTGAATTGGAAAAAAAAGGTTAGATAAGAATCAGAATCTTTATTTTTGTTTGCTCAAGTTGCTAATGATAAACCGGCTAGAGGATAGATTTGTGTGAAAATTCTACATGGCTTATTACATATTAGTTTTTATCATGGATTACATTATAGTCCAAAATATAAGACTCACATAAACATCTACTCAATGGTGTAACTTAATTTATAAGCTTGccttcaatcatcaaaacaagtATAGCTTTCATACAagtcttgttttaaattttaatatttgttagATGTTCAAAGATTCATATCATTGATTTTACAAATAAATTTGCTTGGGATTATAGTATTATGGTTTATCTTTTATTACGATCTCTGTTCAATTTCAACTGACTATTGTGGCCTATATAAATTGTCTCAAGCTCCTGCTATGGTTCAATGGCTAAGAGAATGTTATCCATAAATGTGGTGTCTCAATAGAATATTATATTTACATAAATTAAGTCTTATATTCCATTTAACAGAGGAGGGTTATGCAAGTTTTGCAAAAGAAAAGTACAAAATACGTAacagacaaaataaaaaaaaaatttgtagttTTTGGATTGACAAAAATATTAGCATTTTTTTAATagtaaaacataaaatttttggctcCAAAGTGAACGTTATTGAGCATGACAATTATGatagatttgagaaattataatGTTAGAACTAGAAAATGTTAAATATGAAGTATCCAGCCTGTTGTTGAGCTTCAACCTTTTGTAAGCTATAAAATCATGTGTGTTTTCTTAacttttttcttttgaaatttgCTGTTGTCATATTTTCTAGACTAATTCTATGATGTCTTTTGTTTGGtgtctaatttttatttaaattatcttttataataattttaaaatatttaaattttttagcttttatatttttaaatttaaaattaattattaatctatTTTAACAATTAGACAATTTCTTTTAGGTAGAAACACCTATTCTCTATCAGTCAGGGACAAGTTGTTGCATGTTTTAATTGCCATGAGTTGGTGCATACCTTTTGGAATTGAAATATTTGTAGAAACCCTAAAACTAGATTCATTGAGTGTAGTCCTATTTAGTTAATAACGACATTAGGAAATCCTTAGAAATACTAGAATAAACAAGTAAACGGTCAAACGGAAGCACAACAACGATCAACAATCAAATTTCAAGGGACCATCAATGGTCTCTGGAAAAAGTGGTCCAGCTTAAAACCAACCCCAAGCTCCATAGCATTCATTCTCTTGAGGAATTTTGCTTCAGTGGATCCAGATCCTAACCACAGCAACAAACCATTGCGATTCCCACCACCACCTGCACCGTCATCTTCACTCTCCAACAACGAACCCCCAACCCAACCTCACTTCGGATCCTCCAACGGGTTACTCGAATCTCAATTTCGGAGCTCCAAAATAATGGAGCATCAGTCTCATAGCGCAGAGGAAACGACGTCGTCTTCTCCGATGGCCGCGCTGCTCCCCTTGGCCTCCGACTCGCAGCAACCTTACGTCTCCGAACTCCTCTCCTTCACCCTCGATCGCCTCCACAAGGTTTCATTTCACTTCTCTTTCTCACAGTTAGAGTTTGTTGAATTATCTAATTAAATGTAACAGATTACTCGGCGTTAAGCCTTTTCTTTTTTCGTACTATTCCAGAATGTAGTGTTGGTGATTATGCGAAAAAGAAGGGTTAATTGTTGTGATGGATGTTTTTTTAGGAACCGGAGCTGCTTCGCGTTGATGCGGAGCGGATCCGGCGGCAAATGCAGGAGGTAGCCGTAACGAATTACCGGGCGTTCATTTCCGCCGCGGATGCATTGATAGCGATTCGTGAGGAAGTTACCTCTATTGACAAGCATCTTGAAGCcttggtaatttttatttttaaaataatttggtttatatttttcttattgTGTGTTATGTATTGTTCAGATTTTTCAAATGTCAGTTTTGATATCAATTGAGCTTAAATTGAAGCATTAGCAGATTTCCTTAGTATTGCAAGCGTAGTGATGCTTTTTTGTGCGTTGAGTTGAGAATTTGTTTAGGAGTGATAAAGTCCTAATGCAGTTGGGGTATAAGATTAATTTCATccaatttgatataatatttctTCATGAGCCGATTGACACATATCTGATTGTTGTGACAGTTCATGACTTTTCCAATTTTGGGAAGGGAATAGAACTTTAGATGCATCTTGGCCAATGTTGCAGGCTACATAGGGTATGTGTTTGGTTTCTTGAATGTTACACCCCACTGGGTGGGCTGACCACATGGATCAGTTAACGTTACTGGATTGTATAGAAAACTAAGTTCTGGAACTGCGGAATAATTTTGTTCAAATAGAATGTTATGATTATAGAAAAGCAATTGCCATGTTATGCCCTTGTAATTTTGATTGATTTCTTCTTGCATACAATAAAAAACACTTGTGTCGTTTTTCACATCAACCTCCTTTGTCACAGATAAATGAAGTCCCAAAGCTGACATCTGGATGCACTGAGTTCATAGAATCTGCAGAACAGATTCTGGAAAAGAGGAAGATGAACCAAACAATGCTAGCCAATCATAGCACTTTGTTAGACTTGCTAGAAATTCCCCAACTTATGGACACGTATGTTGAAATGATACATTCTCCATTGTCATGTTAATGTTTTGCATGGTGCATGAAAACACATCCTTTGTGATGACAACCAAGTCTTATAAATTTCTATGTTTGTGCAGTTGTGTACGAAATGGAAATTATGATGAGGCCCTAGATTTGGAAGCATTTGTTGGTAAACTTTCAACCATGCATCCCAAGTAAGTTTATATGTACCTTCCATATTTGCTAAGCATGTAGTTTTGCTTTTGGATTTTAAGGAAATGTCTTATTTCCTTTGTTCCTTTTTTTAAATGCTTATAGCTTCttgttataatttttatttttcttctggaGAGGTTGCCAGTTATTCAAGCATTAGCCGCAGAAGTTAGGTTAACTACCCAATCACTACTTTCTCAGCTTCTTCAGAAACTTCGCTCAAATATTCAGGTTCCTGCCCATGATTTTATTTAATGCATGTACAAATGCTGCTTGATTCATCTGGAAAAATGTTTAGACTTTTAGTTTCTTACTAATGTTACCTTTGCTAGTTACCCGAATGCCTCCGCATTATTGGATATTTACGGCGAATAGGAGTATTTAGTGAGTATGGAATGCGCTTGCTGGTGAGACTTCATGCATTTTATTTTTCATACAATATTCTTCTACCTTTGTCTTTTGTATTTAATTTCCAATACTATTTTAAATTACCATCTTCCTGCTTCTTTTTAACTCAAACAGTTATTTGATGTTAGTTCTTAAGATGCCGTGAAGCTTGGCTTACTGGTATACTTGAGGATCTGGACCAGAGCAATCCGTATGAGTACCTAAAAGGGATGATTAACTGTCACAGAATGCATCTTTTTGACGTTGTTAATCAATATCGAGCAATATTTGCTGATGATACTTCAGGAAGTGAGGAAAATTATGATGGTGGGCTTCTTTTTAGTTGGTCAATGCATCAAATTACATCACATCTTCAAACTTTGAAAGTTATGCTTCCAAAAATAACTGAAGGTGGATCTCTCTCAAATATTTTGGATCAGTGCATGGTGAGCTTCTTCTTCCATCATTTTCTACTTGATGTTGATATCGGAATGAATTGGTATATTTCTGTAGACTAGGACTAGATTCCCCCGCCCCAACACCCCCTGCAGCGCGAACatgcacacacacacatacaaacACAAACATTAGccttaaaaaaaaagagataaaaatatttattattgccCCCTCTGTGATATTCCTGCTTAGTATGATGATGATgtttatacatatatattttaacTTTTGCTCCATGCAGAAGTTACATTAACATGACATTTTCTTATTGCTTTTCTCACAGTACTGTGCTATGGGACTTGGATGGGTTGGACTAGATTTTCGAGGCTTGCTCCCATCACTCTTTGAAGAGTAATACATAGTTCTTTTTATGATCTTCTCTAGGTTAAGTCATACTCAAAGCACATCATAATATACTTTGGTTTCTCTACAGGGCTGTTCTTAACTTATTCTCAAAGAATATGAGTACCGCAGTAGATAACTTTCAGGTAAGTTCAGTGCAGTTAAACTATTTTGCATGTGTGTAAACTGAAATTATGTATTTTCCATTTTTCATTAATTCAAATGAGCCAATGGCCTCCATATTATTCTCAGTAAGTAGCCCAATTTCATGTCATGATCAATCAAGTATTTGATTTGTTTTCAGTTGGTCTTGGATTCGCATCGGTGGGTTCCGCTCCCAGCTGTTGGCTTCCATGCAAATACTGTTGGTGAAGAAAGTCAGGAGGATGTCACTCCACCATCTTATTTGATGGAGCATCCACCTCTTGCTGTTTTTATTAATGGTAAGTCAAGTTATTGTTTCTTGctaaattggaaattgctgatgcTTCATCATCTGCCTATATCTACAAATTCATGTTGCAAGTTCATATCAACTGCCTCATTTGAATAAGAGTATAGGATGAAGAGTTCTAACGGGTTCAAAAAGTGTAAACAACCTTTCTTATTACTAGTGTGAAAATACTCTACACTCTTGTAAAGCCAATCATCTTTATTCCAGTTCAATTCAGACCAACTTTACCCCAATGAATAACTTCTTGCAGAATGGATCCTCACAAAATCAACTGAATAAATTAAGGCATCTATACTGCTGATAAaatttgacatttgtgatattCCACTAAAATGCTAATTTCATACTGactgtttaattttaaaaaaattgcaaTTTCTCATCAACAATTGACACAGTAGTTGGGTTAATCAAAACCAATTTCTACCAGAAGTTATTGAATGGTGTAATTTCTGTTTTACAATATGGTCAATTGTTGATTGATACCACGTACACTCTAtcactgtgtgtgtgtgtgtgaatgtGTCTATAAACTTCTGGATCAGATAAAAAATATAAACGGCAATGCATAATGGAAATATTCATGGTTGATATGTGATGTTTGTAGCAAGTTTATTAAATGTGTGCGGTTAATCTTATGATGGGATGATGTTATATGTGCTATTGTGCTTCATCAATTAGTCCTCCTCCCCTAGTCAGTCTCATTTATCCTTGGATTCATTTGCACTGCTATCTCTTTGGTGGCTGCAGGTGTATCTGCAGCAATGAATGAACTGCGTCCATGTGCCCCAATAAGTCTAAAACATGTCCTTGCCCAAGAATTGATTAAGGGATTACGAGCTGTTTCTGATTCATTGTTGCTGTACAATACAACTCGAGTGCTCAGAGCGAACGAATCAGGACTTTTCCTCTCACTCTGCCGGGCATTTATTGAGGTGCTTTATGATTTACATCCATGAGACTGatactataaaaataataacaaattaacTAACCTTTGTCCCATTAAGTGGAGTACGATACAAAGTTATTGTTTATAATTTGAGCTGCTAATCTGCTCTCATGTTCTTTCAATAAATTACTGTAAATATATGTTCTTGATTCCTTGAAATATTTATTTTGATGTATAGGTTGCTTATCCTCATTCTGCAACATGTTTTGGACGATGTTACCCCGGTGGAGCAACAATTATTATGGATGCTAAGAACTTGTATGACGGAATCAGCCGCCTATTAGAGACATCCTCTGCTGCAAGAGAGCTCCCAAAACCAGTGAACAATGGCAAAGCAAAGGGTGCAGATGAGAATGGTGATGTTCCGGCAGCAGCAGAGAACGGAGAAACAACTACCGCCAAAGAATCCAAAGCCATCAATGCTGATGAGGTGGTGGTGGACAAAGTCCCTATTCCAGAGACAGAACAAGAACACACCAATATTGAAAAGCCCATGAATGATAGTGTGACATCTTAATGATGGATATAAATAGATATAAATGGATTTCTGTTCTTCCCTTGTCtgtattttattattcttttgtaTCTTCAAGAAAGGATGTTGCTAGCTGTAATTATATTGTCGAATTTCGTCAAATTTACATAATCTTCTAGTCCATAGAAAGCATTTGTCCTattagaagaaagaagagaatttTGACAGAGATTGTTGCTTATAGTGCAGTGTTGTTTTCCTACCCTTAATAACATTGAAATCCCTAACCATGAAAGACACTTTTCCAGATGGGTCTCCAAGTTCCTCAAGGAACAGATGTAATACTATTTCCAGTGCCAAAAATTCTGCCATGCAAATGGAAGAGGTATT is a genomic window of Arachis ipaensis cultivar K30076 chromosome B06, Araip1.1, whole genome shotgun sequence containing:
- the LOC107605485 gene encoding conserved oligomeric Golgi complex subunit 8, with protein sequence MEHQSHSAEETTSSSPMAALLPLASDSQQPYVSELLSFTLDRLHKEPELLRVDAERIRRQMQEVAVTNYRAFISAADALIAIREEVTSIDKHLEALINEVPKLTSGCTEFIESAEQILEKRKMNQTMLANHSTLLDLLEIPQLMDTCVRNGNYDEALDLEAFVGKLSTMHPKLPVIQALAAEVRLTTQSLLSQLLQKLRSNIQLPECLRIIGYLRRIGVFSEYGMRLLFLRCREAWLTGILEDLDQSNPYEYLKGMINCHRMHLFDVVNQYRAIFADDTSGSEENYDGGLLFSWSMHQITSHLQTLKVMLPKITEGGSLSNILDQCMYCAMGLGWVGLDFRGLLPSLFEEAVLNLFSKNMSTAVDNFQLVLDSHRWVPLPAVGFHANTVGEESQEDVTPPSYLMEHPPLAVFINGVSAAMNELRPCAPISLKHVLAQELIKGLRAVSDSLLLYNTTRVLRANESGLFLSLCRAFIEVAYPHSATCFGRCYPGGATIIMDAKNLYDGISRLLETSSAARELPKPVNNGKAKGADENGDVPAAAENGETTTAKESKAINADEVVVDKVPIPETEQEHTNIEKPMNDSVTS